From the Peromyscus leucopus breed LL Stock unplaced genomic scaffold, UCI_PerLeu_2.1 scaffold_1124, whole genome shotgun sequence genome, one window contains:
- the LOC114686086 gene encoding tripartite motif-containing protein 43-like, giving the protein MESDISQAFQEELTCFICLSCLTEPVTISCGHSFCRACLQLSWEDTQLPVHCPMCREPCLPKEMRTNIVLKKLVSIARQASLMKDLSSEEHKCVSHKETKRTFCVESRIFLCQLCSNSHEHRGHRHCPIEAAAQDQMERLLKQMASLWEKIQENQENIEAAMGTKTLWMDYVTQREEMIRSEYRELHSFLCEEEEKHIECMRKEGQCVLEKLRESEAMMVQKSKELREMFQELMAMSQEPYVVLLQGVDDMVRRSESMQLSMPKGMQPELSALPITGLTERCKHIQVHIFFDNVTTFDSKMNLFNVLREFSFGPHLKDTSVDSVGCYLASWGSLKFISGKYYWEVDLQDSGDWAVGVCEDSWLRNTNQMTDYEGAFLLVCMREGNHYSLLTTCPLYWHYIERPLGRVGVLLDCERGCLSFVNVAKSSLIYRYPPGTFKNPVRPFFSSGHEGRTFNPAH; this is encoded by the coding sequence ATGGAGTCAGACATCTCACAAGCCTTCCAGGAAGAACTCACCTGCTTCATCTGCCTGAGCTGCCTGACAGAGCCAGTCACCATAAGCTGTGGCCACAGCTTCTGTCGAGCCTGCCTCCAGCTTTCCTGGGAGGACACCCAACTTCCAGTCCACTGCCCTATGTGTCGGGAACCATGCCTACCGAAGGAAATGAGAACCAACATTGTTCTGAAGAAGCTGGTGTCCATTGCCAGACAAGCCAGCCTCATGAAggacctgagctctgaggagcatAAGTGTGTGAGCCACAAGGAGACAAAGAGGACCTTCTGTGTTGAGAGCAGGATCTTCCTCTGTCAGCTCTGCTCTAACTCCCATGAGCACAGAGGTCACAGACATTGTCCCATTGAGGCAGCAGCTCAAGATCAAATGGAAAGACTTCTGAAGCAGATGGCATCTTTATGGGAGAAGATCCAAGAAAATCAAGAGAATATCGAGGCAGCGATGGGAACAAAAACTTTGTGGATGGACTATGTGACTCAGCGGGAAGAAATGATCAGGTCAGAGTATAGGGAGCTGCATTCATTCCTctgtgaagaggaagagaaacataTCGAGTGCATGAGAAAGGAAGGCCAATGTGTTTTAGAGAAATTGAGGGAGAGTGAAGCCATGATGgtccaaaagagcaaagaactaAGAGAAATGTTTCAGGAGCTGATGGCAATGTCCCAGGAGCCATATGTGGTACTGCTCCAGGGTGTGGATGACATGGTCAGAAGGAGTGAGTCAATGCAGCTGAGCATGCCCAAGGGTATGCAACCTGAACTCAGTGCCCTACCCATCACCGGACTGACTGAAAGGTGCAAGCACATCCAGGTGcacattttctttgacaatgtAACCACCTTCGATTCCAAGATGAACCTATTTAATGTCTTGAGAGAATTCAGCTTCGGACCTCACCTTAAGGATACATCTGTGGATTCTGTTGGATGCTATTTGGCTTCCTGGGGATCCTTGAAATTCATCTCGGGGAAATATTACTGGGAGGTGGATTTGCAGGACTCTGGGGACTGGGCTGTAGGTGTCTGTGAGGATTCCTGGTTAAGGAATACCAACCAAATGACTGACTATGAGGGTGCCTTTCTTCTTGTGTGTATGAGGGAGGGTAATCATTACAGTCTCCTCACCACATGCCCTCTATATTGGCACTATATAGAGAGGCCCCTGGGCAGGGTTGGGGTGCTCCTGGATTGTGAGCGTGGATGTTTAAGTTTTGTGAATGTTGCCAAGAGTTCCCTCATATATAGGTACCCCCCTGGCACCTTCAAAAACCCTGTCCGGCCTTTCTTCTCCAGTGGCCATGAAGGGAgaacctttaatccagcacattag